A window of Bos taurus isolate L1 Dominette 01449 registration number 42190680 breed Hereford chromosome 19, ARS-UCD2.0, whole genome shotgun sequence contains these coding sequences:
- the CACNG1 gene encoding voltage-dependent calcium channel gamma-1 subunit, producing the protein MSQTKTLKVRVALLCILVGIVLALVAVVTDHWAVLSPHVEHHNSTCEAAHFGLWRICTKRIFVGDKERSCGPITLPGEKNCSYFRHFNPGESSEIFEVTTQKEYSISAAAIAIFSLGFIIVGTLCALLSFRKKRDYLLRPASMFYIFAGLCLSVSAEVMRQSVQRMVDSEHTAWIAHSLAWSFICACVAAALLLVGGLALLLLALPRMPRDPWESCMDAEPEH; encoded by the exons ATGTCCCAGACCAAAACCCTGAAGGTCCGAGTGGCCCTCCTCTGCATCCTGGTGGGCATCGTGCTGGCCCTGGTGGCCGTGGTGACGGACCACTGGGCTGTGCTGAGCCCGCACGTGGAGCACCACAACTCCACCTGCGAGGCGGCCCACTTCGGCCTCTGGCGGATCTGCACGAAGCGGATCTTCGTGGGCGACAAGGAGAGGAGCTGCGGCCCCATCACCCTGCCCGGGG AGAAAAACTGTTCCTACTTCAGGCATTTTAACCCAGGCGAGAGCTCGGAGATCTTCGAAGTCACTACTCAGAAAG AGTACAGCATCTCAGCCGCCGCCATCGCCATCTTCAGCCTGGGCTTCATCATCGTGGGCACCCTCTGCGCACTCCTGTCCTTCCGGAAGAAGCGGGACTACCTGCTGAGGCCGGCCTCCATGTTCTACATCTTCGCGG GCCTCTGCCTCTCGGTGTCGGCGGAGGTCATGCGGCAGTCGGTGCAGCGCATGGTCGACAGCGAGCACACGGCCTGGATCGCGCACTCGCTCGCCTGGTCCTTCATCTGCGCCTGCGTCGCGGCAGCTCTACTCCTGGTCGGCGGCCTCGCGCTGCTGCTCCTCGCGCTGCCGCGGATGCCCCGCGACCCCTGGGAGTCCTGCATGGACGCCGAGCCCGAGCACTAG